The DNA sequence GTTCGTCTTCGACCAGACGAACAAGATGATGGGCGTCCAGGACCCGGAGTACGTCCCCGAGGGCGAAGACGCGTTCGAGGCGCTGTTCAAGGCCGTGCAGGAGCTGACCAACCTGCTGCACGAGCTGGCCGCCAAGCGCGCCGAAAACCCCACCGACGACATGATTTCGCAGCTGATGACCGCCGAGGTCAACGGCGAGTCGCTCACGCCGAACGAGCTGGCCCAGTTCTTCATCCTGCTCACCGGCGCCGGCACCGAGACCACGCGCAACGCGATCACCTGGGGCATCCACCTGCTGACGCAGCACCCCGAGCAGCGCGAGGCCTGGCTGGCCGACATCGACGGCGTGACCCCGACCGCGGTGGAGGAGATCGTCCGCTGGACGACCCCGGTCATCGCGCAGCGGCGCACCATCGCCGAGGGCGCCGAACCGGTCGAGCTCTCCGGCCAGCTGCTCGTCCCGGGTGACAAGGTGATGATGTACTACTGGGCGGCCAACCGGGACCCGAAGTACTTCACCGACCCCGCGGGCTTCGACGTGCGCCGCGACCCGAACCCGCAGATCGGCTACGGCGGCCCGGGCCCGCACTTCTGCCTCGGCGCGCACCTGGCGCGCCTCGAGATCGGCGTGATGTTCCGCGAGCTGCTGACCCGCATCCCGGACCTGCGCTCGACGGCGGAGCCGGCGCGGCTGACGTCGCCGATGATCAACGGCATCAAGCGCCTGCCGGTGGCCTTCACCCCCGGCGGTGCGCGGTAGCCGTCGGCTTCTGCCGGACGTGCCCGGGCGTCGAGGTCCACGAGTTCCTCGCGCTCGGGCCGCAGCCGGCTTGCCTGTTCCCCGCGGACGCGGCGGCCGAGCCCGCGTGGCCGCTCGACCTCGCTTTCTGCCCGCGCTGCGGCCTGGTCCAGATCGTGGCGCCGGTGAGCGAACGCGTGCTGTTCGCCGGCGACTACCACCACCTCGACGGGGTGACCGGCAGCTACCGGCGGCACCTGCGCGACCTGGCGGCGGACCTCGCCACCGCGTACCCACGCGCCTCGGTCGTCGAGATCGGCAGCAACCACGGGGTCCTGCTCGCCGAACTGGCCGCCCGGGGGCTCGACGTGCTCGGCGTCGACCCCAATGGCTTCGGCGCGGCGCCGGTCGTGCGGGAGTTCTTCGGCGCGGAGACCGCCCGGCGGCTGTCCCCTGTGGACATCGTCGCCGCGGTCAACACCCTGGCCTACGTCGAGGACCCGGCCGACTTCCTGAGCGGGGTGCGCGCGATCCTGCGCGACGACGGGCTCTTCGTCTCGGAGTCGCACTACCTGCCGGATCTCCTCGAAACCCTGCAGTACGACTTCTTCTACCACGAACACCCTCGGTACTACTCGCTGACAGCGCTCGAGGCCGCCTTCGCCCGGTACGGGCTGGAGGTGTTCCGCGCCGAGCGGATCCCCACCCGTGGCGGTTCCCTCCGCGTCTACGCCGGATCCGCCGGCAAGTGCACGGTGGACGAATCGGTGACCGCGTTGCGGGAGTTCGAGAAAACCCTGGCGCTGACGAGTGCGGTGACCTACCGGACGTTCGCCGCACGCGTGGCCGAGCACCGCGAACGCCTGCGCGGGTTGCTGGCCGAGGTGACGCGGGACGGTTCGCGCGTCGCGGCCGCGACGTCACCGGCGCGGGCGACGACGTTGCTGACTTACTGCGGACTGGGACCGGCCGACCTCGAGTTCGTTTCGGAGGTCAACCCGCGCAAGATCGGCCGGTTCTCGCCGGGCGCGCACCTCCCCGTGGTCGCCCAAGAGCGGCTGTGCGGAACGGACCAGCCGGAGTACGCGCTGCTGCTGTCCTGGCACATCGCCGACGAGCTGATCTCCCTGCTGCGCGCCGACGGGTTCCGGGGGCGGTTCATCGTCCCGCTCCCGGAACCCGTCGTCGTCTGAGCTACACGGTCTCGCCGGCCGGCACTTCGTCCGGAATGGACTCCGCTTCCGGCGCGGGTTCCTGACCGCTCTTCGGCACGTGCCGGAACAGCAGCAGCGCCACCGTCGCGAGCACCACCATGAGGACCGCGCAGACGATCGCCACCCCGGCGAACCCGCTGGTGAAGGCCTCGCGGATGGCGGTCAGCAGCGAACCGGCGAGGTCACCGGGCAGGCTGCCGGCCGCGGCCGTGCCTTCGGCGATGCCCTCGCGGGCGGCCGCGGCGACGTCGGACGGCACCCCGGCCGGGACCTCGGCCGTGCCGCGGTAGACGGCCGTGGCGATGGACCCGAACGCGGCGATCCCGAACGCGACCCCGAGCTCGTTGCTCGTCTGCGAGATCGCGCCCGCCGCCCCGGCCTTCTCCGGCGGCGCCGAGCCCATCACCAGGCCGATGCCCAGCACCAGCATCGGCGAAAGACCGGCGGTCGCGAGGACCGTGCCGAGCACCGTGATGACCAGCCCGCCGCTCGCCGGCACCTGCGTGAGCAGCACGAAACCGACCAGGGAGACCATCATCCCGGCGGCGATGACGACCGCGGGGCGGAACCGCTGGGCCAGGCCCGGCGACACCATGTACCCGGCCACCATGCCGACGGTGTAGGGGATCAGCCACAGGCCGGAGTTCAGCGGCGACAGGCCGAGCACCAGCTGCAGGTACTGGTTGAACAGCAGGATGATGCCGCTGATCGTGGACCCGCCGAGCAGCATCATGCCCAGCGCGCCGCTGAAGGCCGGGCGGCCGAGCAGCCGCACGTCCAGGAGCGGGTCGGCCAGCCGCCGCTGCCGCCGGACGAACGCCACCCCGAAGAGCAGGCCCGCCGCGAGGACCACCAGCGACACCACGACCGAGCTGCCGCGCGCCAGTTCCTTGAGGCCGTAGATGACCGGCAGGATGGTCGCCATCGACAGCACGATGCTGAGCAGGTCGAGCTTGAAGCCGGCGCCGGCGGCCCGGTGCTCGGGCAGCAGGATCGGGGCCACGACCAGCAGCAGCCCCATCACCGGCAGGCCGAGCAGGAACACCGAACCCCACCAGAACGCCGACAGCATCACGCC is a window from the Amycolatopsis sp. cg9 genome containing:
- a CDS encoding class I SAM-dependent methyltransferase, with translation MTGSYRRHLRDLAADLATAYPRASVVEIGSNHGVLLAELAARGLDVLGVDPNGFGAAPVVREFFGAETARRLSPVDIVAAVNTLAYVEDPADFLSGVRAILRDDGLFVSESHYLPDLLETLQYDFFYHEHPRYYSLTALEAAFARYGLEVFRAERIPTRGGSLRVYAGSAGKCTVDESVTALREFEKTLALTSAVTYRTFAARVAEHRERLRGLLAEVTRDGSRVAAATSPARATTLLTYCGLGPADLEFVSEVNPRKIGRFSPGAHLPVVAQERLCGTDQPEYALLLSWHIADELISLLRADGFRGRFIVPLPEPVVV
- a CDS encoding MFS transporter codes for the protein MTTNSSTSPGELAGKKEWIGLAVLILPTLLLSLDLSVLILAIPHVTADLHPSSAQMLWIVDIYGFTIAGLLVTMGNLGDRIGHRRLLMIGAALFSVASAVAAWSSSAEMLIAARAGLGIAGSTMMPTMLGLISTMFRNAKQRAVAISVQTSFFMVGMAIGPLVGGVMLSAFWWGSVFLLGLPVMGLLLVVAPILLPEHRAAGAGFKLDLLSIVLSMATILPVIYGLKELARGSSVVVSLVVLAAGLLFGVAFVRRQRRLADPLLDVRLLGRPAFSGALGMMLLGGSTISGIILLFNQYLQLVLGLSPLNSGLWLIPYTVGMVAGYMVSPGLAQRFRPAVVIAAGMMVSLVGFVLLTQVPASGGLVITVLGTVLATAGLSPMLVLGIGLVMGSAPPEKAGAAGAISQTSNELGVAFGIAAFGSIATAVYRGTAEVPAGVPSDVAAAAREGIAEGTAAAGSLPGDLAGSLLTAIREAFTSGFAGVAIVCAVLMVVLATVALLLFRHVPKSGQEPAPEAESIPDEVPAGETV
- a CDS encoding cytochrome P450, with translation MTTIDLSDFEGFWAKPLDYRHAAFDELRARPGLPFFEEPEFGSLPRGRGYYAVTKMDDILFASRNPGTFISGKGNATPVDMPAEFLDQSMISMDDPRHARLRRIVSRGFTNKKIKSLHDNVAQVAKEIVDEVIDRGEGDAVEDIAAKLPLRIICDMMGVPEASQQFVFDQTNKMMGVQDPEYVPEGEDAFEALFKAVQELTNLLHELAAKRAENPTDDMISQLMTAEVNGESLTPNELAQFFILLTGAGTETTRNAITWGIHLLTQHPEQREAWLADIDGVTPTAVEEIVRWTTPVIAQRRTIAEGAEPVELSGQLLVPGDKVMMYYWAANRDPKYFTDPAGFDVRRDPNPQIGYGGPGPHFCLGAHLARLEIGVMFRELLTRIPDLRSTAEPARLTSPMINGIKRLPVAFTPGGAR